In Parageobacillus sp. KH3-4, the genomic window TAAGGCAGCCTTCCGGACCGACTTGCTCCCCGCGCGTTTCGATAATGCGCGGATTGATCAGCTCAATTCGGCCGTGCTCATCGCCGACATCGACGACGGCGATTTGCTTGGCAATGCCGACTTGCGGGGCGGCCAATCCGACCCCGTCGGCATCGACCATCGTATCATACATATCGTTCAACAGCTTAATAAGCTGGCGGTCAAACCGCTTTACCGGCTCGCACTCTTTTTCTAAAATGTCTGCTGGATATGTCACAATCGGTAAAACAGCCAATGATATTTCCTCCATTTACATCATCGTATATGGGTTCGTATCGATCGTAATCAATAAATCCCCTTGGGAAACGTCGTGCTGATAGCGATCGATGACCGCTTTTAATGCACTCGTCATGTTCGGCTCCCGTTTGTATTTTATCATGCATTGGTAGCGATATCTATCATGAAGGCGAGCAATCGGCGAAGCGACAGGACCGAGAATGATCGCTTCGTTTGACAGCTGCGCCCGCAAATATGCCGCAATTTTATCCGTCACGGCCACCGCTTTCGTTATTTCCGGGTGAGATACGGTGATTAATGTCAAATAGTAAAACGGCGGGTAGCCGTACATTTTGCGAAGCGCCATTTCCCGTTGATAAAACGTGTCATAATCGTGCTTCGCGGCAAGCGCGATGCTGTAATGCTCCGGCGTATACGTTTGGATGACGACTTCTCCAGGAAGCTCGTGGCGCCCGGCGCGCCCGCTTACTTGCGTCAGCAGCTGAAACGTTTTTTCGGAAGCGCGGAAATCAGGAAGATGGAGCGTCGTATCGGCAGCAAGCACGCCGACAAGCGTTACTTTCGGAAAATCAAGGCCTTTCGCAATCATTTGCGTGCCAAGCAAAATATCGGCCTTCCCTTCACCAAACTCGGCAAGCAGACGTTCGTGGGCGCCTTTGCGGCTCGTCGTATCGACATCCATGCGGATCACGCGCGCTTCAGGAAGCAGTTTCGTCAATTCTTCTTCCACTTTTTGCGTCCCTGTTCCGAAAAAGCGAATATGTTCGCTTCCACATGATGGACAGCGGTACGTAATCGGTTCTTCGTATCCGCAATAATGGCATTTTAACCTCTGTCCGGCACGATGGTACGTTAATGAAATATCGCAATGCGGGCAACGAATCACATAGCCGCAACCACGGCACATGACAAATGTCGAATAGCCACGCCGATTTAAAAACAACACAGACTGTTCCCCTTTATGGAGGCGGTCTTTCAATTTCTCAAATAACGCTCGCGAAAACATCGAACGGTTTCCGCTCCGCAGTTCTTCCCGCATATCGACAATATGAACGTCCGGCATCCCGTTATCGCTTATCCGTTTTGGCAATGTCAGTAACTGATATACCCCTTTTTTCGCCCGTGCAAACGATTCAAGCGAAGGAGTGGCGCTGCCGAGCACGACAGGGCAGCCGTGGACACGGGCGCGGTAAATCGCCACATCGCGGGCGTGATAGCGCGGATTTTCTTCTTGCTTGTAGCTTGTCTCATGTTCTTCGTCAATGATAATCATGCCGAGATTTTCAAACGGAGCAAAAATCGCCGAACGGGCGCCGACGACAAGCTGCACTTCTTTTCGATGAATTTTTCGCCATTCGTCGTATTTTTCTCCGACGGATAAACCGCTATGAAGCACTGCCACTTGCGAACCGAAGCGCCCTTTAAACCGTTTGACCATCTGCGGCGTCAGCGAAATTTCTGGAACGAGAACAATCGCTTCTTTTCCTTGCCGCAATACTTCTTCGATCGCTTGCATATAAACTTCTGTTTTTCCGCTGCCCGTCACGCCGTATAGCAAAAATACCCCATGTTCATTGGCGCGCACGCACTCGATGATGGAAGAAAGCGCTTTTTCTTGCTCATCGGTAAGCGAAAGCGGGGCCGTTTTTGGAAATGAACGGTGCTCGTACGGGTCGCGATATACTTCGATTTCTTTTTCCGCAATAAGTCCTTTGGCAACTAACGATTTGAGCGAAGCATAGGAAGCTCCCGTCTGCTCCAACAGCTGCTTTAATGGCATCGCTTCGTTTGCTGACAGAAGAACCGTTAATAACTGTTTTTGCTTGGCGGCATTCGCCGGCAATGCATTCATCGCACGCCCAATTTCTTCGTGCGATTGCACCAATTCCACATATTTCACCGTTTTTGCCGCCGCTTTTTCTTTTACATGATACACGACTTCCAAATAGCCTTGTTGAATCGCCTTTTGCAACGGCCGTAGCCAATCGCTATGCTCTACTTCTTTCCAATCGACCGTAGTACGGTCCTTAAAAAGCGGTTGAATCGTTTCTGGCAGCAAAGCACGGTTTTCTTCGCGAACGAGTCGAATTTCCTTTTCGTATTTTGCTTTCAATGCCGCTGGAAGCATCGCCTGATAAGCGGAAATCGCAAAACAAAGCGTTGTTTCCGTTAAATATTTCCCGAGCTCAAGCAGCTCTTCGTTTAATACGGGAGTTACGTCTAAGACCGCTTCGATCGGTTTCAACGTTTTTACATTGGAATGCGACTTAATATGAATAACAAATCCTTGCAATCGCCGCGGACCGAACGGAACGGTGACGCGCATTCCTGG contains:
- the def gene encoding peptide deformylase, translated to MAVLPIVTYPADILEKECEPVKRFDRQLIKLLNDMYDTMVDADGVGLAAPQVGIAKQIAVVDVGDEHGRIELINPRIIETRGEQVGPEGCLSFPGLFGEVKRANYVKVRAQDRRGRPFTLEATGFLARALQHEIDHLNGILFTSKVIRYYDLEELEG
- the priA gene encoding primosomal protein N', which gives rise to MKVAEVIVDVPARQTDRPFDYAIPEKWEDILQPGMRVTVPFGPRRLQGFVIHIKSHSNVKTLKPIEAVLDVTPVLNEELLELGKYLTETTLCFAISAYQAMLPAALKAKYEKEIRLVREENRALLPETIQPLFKDRTTVDWKEVEHSDWLRPLQKAIQQGYLEVVYHVKEKAAAKTVKYVELVQSHEEIGRAMNALPANAAKQKQLLTVLLSANEAMPLKQLLEQTGASYASLKSLVAKGLIAEKEIEVYRDPYEHRSFPKTAPLSLTDEQEKALSSIIECVRANEHGVFLLYGVTGSGKTEVYMQAIEEVLRQGKEAIVLVPEISLTPQMVKRFKGRFGSQVAVLHSGLSVGEKYDEWRKIHRKEVQLVVGARSAIFAPFENLGMIIIDEEHETSYKQEENPRYHARDVAIYRARVHGCPVVLGSATPSLESFARAKKGVYQLLTLPKRISDNGMPDVHIVDMREELRSGNRSMFSRALFEKLKDRLHKGEQSVLFLNRRGYSTFVMCRGCGYVIRCPHCDISLTYHRAGQRLKCHYCGYEEPITYRCPSCGSEHIRFFGTGTQKVEEELTKLLPEARVIRMDVDTTSRKGAHERLLAEFGEGKADILLGTQMIAKGLDFPKVTLVGVLAADTTLHLPDFRASEKTFQLLTQVSGRAGRHELPGEVVIQTYTPEHYSIALAAKHDYDTFYQREMALRKMYGYPPFYYLTLITVSHPEITKAVAVTDKIAAYLRAQLSNEAIILGPVASPIARLHDRYRYQCMIKYKREPNMTSALKAVIDRYQHDVSQGDLLITIDTNPYTMM